One segment of Dryobates pubescens isolate bDryPub1 chromosome 23, bDryPub1.pri, whole genome shotgun sequence DNA contains the following:
- the CD8B gene encoding T-cell surface glycoprotein CD8 beta chain encodes MAQPLRHLCICLQILGFSTSLPVSQTPEGVSAQPKSQAAILCPLQVEQAGLYWYRWSQQRQRFQFLLFASPLGTATYGANISQDKFSVRGASSYSLHISDLHSSDAGTYYCSISQSSQLLLGSGTRLTVVDALPVPPKTTPAPPSRKKPTQCVTKSKATDRKGACSPLVWVPLASGIVILLLSLVPAAHRLHRLRRRLWLRIHRQ; translated from the exons ATGGCCCAGCCACTTCGCCACCTCTGCATCTGCCTCCAGATTCTAG GTTTCAGTACCAGCCTGCCTGTGTCCCAGACTCCAGAGGGTGTTTCAGCCCAGCCCAAGAGCCAAGCAGCAATCCTCTGCCCGCTGCaggtggagcaggcagggctgtacTGGTACCgctggagccagcagaggcAACGCTTCCAGTTCCTGCTCTTtgccagccccctgggcacagccacctACGGTGCAAACATCAGCCAGGACAAGTTTAGTGTCCGTGGGGCAAGCTCCTACAGCTTGCACATCAGTGACCTCCACTCTTCAGACGCTGGCACCTACTACTGCTCCATCTCCCagtcctcccagctcctcctgggcagtGGGACACGGCTTACTGTGG ttgatgccctgcctgtgcctccaAAGACCACTCCAGCACCACCCTCCAGGAAGAAGCCCACACAGTGTGTGACCAAGAGCAAAGCCACCGACAGGAAAG gtgcCTGCAGCCCACTGGTCTGGGTCCCACTGGCCTCTGGCATCGTGatcctcctgctgagcctggTCCCTGCGGCTCACCGCCTGCACC GGCTGCGGCGGAGGCTGTGGCTTCGCATCCACAGGCAGTGA